One genomic window of Sporosarcina ureae includes the following:
- a CDS encoding APC family permease, with protein sequence MDQGSENARRKLNKTLKPSWVFAIALGSSVGWGAFILPGDWIQSSGPLGAIIGLGIGALVMMIIASSYGVMIKKFPVSGGGFTYAFVAAGKVWAFICGWFLSLGYISIVALNASALTLLLKFLAPGFMKQGFLYSVAGWDVYIPEIIIASLLILAFAFINTTGTSISGRIQFYFSVLLVVGVIALGIFTFAGAEQPLANMQPLFKGNQSIITSILVVLAIAPWAYVGFDNVPQAAEEFNFSPRKATMLIVASLFTSFIIYAIMIGLTSWTYPASANIGGGDLWITGDVVRSALGIGGLAVMAVAIVMGIFTGLNGFFMSSSRLLFSMARARALPNFFREMTANQTPKWGIWFVAFITLPTPWFGRQALTWIVDMSSTGVSVAYFFTCLAAFKVLAWGKEGIGREIAPLKKFLALLGMVASGSFLALLLVPNSPATLTTPSYLLLFAWTIVGVIFYMVIRKRYNSLTQEETEYYVLGKSIESEVMDTAPAKPDTDLPIPNATRT encoded by the coding sequence ATGGATCAAGGATCTGAGAACGCAAGAAGGAAATTAAATAAAACATTAAAGCCATCCTGGGTTTTTGCAATCGCACTCGGTTCATCTGTAGGTTGGGGCGCGTTCATCTTGCCAGGAGATTGGATCCAATCTTCCGGACCACTAGGCGCAATCATTGGATTAGGAATTGGTGCACTCGTGATGATGATCATCGCCTCCAGCTATGGCGTAATGATCAAGAAATTTCCGGTTTCCGGAGGGGGATTTACATATGCTTTTGTTGCGGCAGGGAAAGTATGGGCATTTATTTGCGGTTGGTTCTTATCACTTGGATATATATCCATCGTTGCTTTAAATGCTTCTGCACTCACTTTATTACTGAAATTTTTAGCCCCTGGATTTATGAAACAAGGATTTCTCTATAGCGTTGCAGGTTGGGACGTCTACATACCCGAAATCATCATTGCCAGTTTGCTGATTTTAGCATTCGCATTCATTAACACTACGGGAACAAGTATTTCAGGACGGATTCAATTTTATTTCAGCGTTTTGCTTGTTGTTGGTGTCATCGCACTTGGTATTTTCACATTCGCTGGGGCCGAACAACCGCTTGCGAATATGCAACCATTGTTCAAAGGTAATCAGTCCATTATTACTTCTATACTTGTAGTATTGGCAATTGCACCATGGGCATACGTCGGATTCGATAATGTGCCACAAGCTGCTGAAGAATTTAACTTTTCTCCCCGTAAAGCAACTATGCTGATCGTAGCTTCACTATTCACTTCTTTCATAATCTATGCAATCATGATTGGTTTAACTAGCTGGACATACCCTGCATCGGCAAATATCGGAGGCGGGGATTTATGGATAACAGGTGATGTGGTTCGATCCGCACTAGGAATCGGTGGATTAGCTGTGATGGCAGTAGCGATTGTCATGGGTATCTTCACTGGTTTGAATGGATTCTTCATGTCGTCAAGTCGTCTATTATTTTCTATGGCGCGCGCACGTGCATTACCTAACTTCTTCCGTGAGATGACGGCAAACCAAACACCTAAATGGGGGATCTGGTTCGTAGCATTCATTACATTGCCGACACCATGGTTTGGCCGCCAAGCATTGACATGGATCGTTGATATGTCTTCAACAGGCGTATCCGTAGCCTACTTCTTCACTTGTCTTGCAGCATTTAAAGTACTGGCTTGGGGCAAAGAAGGAATCGGACGCGAAATTGCACCATTAAAAAAGTTTTTGGCATTACTAGGTATGGTGGCAAGTGGATCGTTCTTGGCATTATTACTTGTGCCAAATTCTCCAGCAACACTCACTACACCTTCTTACTTACTATTATTCGCTTGGACAATCGTCGGCGTAATCTTCTACATGGTCATTCGCAAACGTTATAACAGTCTGACACAAGAAGAAACCGAGTATTACGTATTAGGTAAATCCATCGAGTCAGAAGTAATGGATACGGCGCCCGCAAAACCAGACACAGATCTACCAATTCCAAATGCCACGCGTACGTAG
- the nhaC gene encoding Na+/H+ antiporter NhaC, translating into MFPIKAIHTPTVKASVILTVLIVAMISTSIVVFESVPHVPILFAILLLFGYGLWKKISYKELERGLVEGASSGMSAVFLFFFIGVLVSSWMMGGTIPTLIYAGLQIITPTFFYAIVFIVTAVIGLSVGSSLTTVATIGVAFISMAHILELSLPIAAGAIVSGAFFGDKMSPLSDTTNLASSIVGVDLFEHIRNMGWTTFPAFFISLILFGILSPNVTSSDFTTIEKYSDALIGTNLIHWYTLIPVVVLIILTFVKVPAILTLAVSALSAIVIAYIHTFYGVSEVLSILFSGYEGSTGVAVVDELLSRSDGMEGMMFTISLVLLALSMGGMLFTLGIVQCLLTKIDSALRKVSSVILTSALTAIGINVLIGEQYLSILLTGQAFQSSYEKVGLANKNLSRVMEDAGTVINPLVPWSVAGIFITTVLDVPTIAYLPFAFFCLLSPILTVLFGYLGKTLTRI; encoded by the coding sequence ATGTTTCCAATTAAGGCGATTCATACGCCAACCGTTAAAGCGTCTGTCATACTAACTGTGCTGATTGTGGCAATGATTAGTACCAGTATCGTAGTATTCGAATCTGTACCACATGTACCCATTTTATTTGCTATTCTTTTATTATTCGGCTATGGATTATGGAAAAAGATCTCGTACAAAGAGTTAGAACGCGGATTGGTAGAAGGTGCAAGTTCTGGAATGAGCGCGGTGTTCTTGTTCTTCTTCATTGGAGTTCTCGTGAGTAGCTGGATGATGGGTGGAACGATTCCTACCCTGATCTATGCCGGACTCCAAATCATTACTCCAACGTTTTTCTATGCCATCGTATTCATCGTCACGGCCGTCATCGGCTTATCTGTCGGCAGTTCATTGACAACCGTTGCCACGATTGGCGTGGCGTTCATTAGTATGGCGCATATTTTGGAGCTATCTTTGCCAATTGCGGCAGGCGCGATTGTCTCTGGGGCATTCTTTGGCGATAAGATGTCACCATTGTCTGATACAACCAATTTAGCCTCTTCAATTGTTGGTGTAGACTTATTCGAACATATACGAAATATGGGTTGGACGACATTTCCTGCGTTCTTCATCTCACTTATCTTATTTGGCATATTATCACCCAACGTGACGTCTAGTGATTTTACGACAATTGAGAAATACAGTGATGCACTCATCGGTACAAACTTGATACATTGGTATACATTGATCCCTGTCGTAGTACTGATCATTTTGACATTCGTTAAAGTACCAGCTATTTTAACACTGGCTGTTAGTGCATTGTCCGCAATTGTCATTGCATATATTCATACGTTTTATGGAGTTTCCGAAGTATTGAGTATTTTATTTAGTGGTTATGAAGGATCTACAGGCGTAGCAGTTGTAGATGAATTACTGTCTCGCAGTGATGGAATGGAAGGCATGATGTTTACAATTTCGCTTGTGCTGCTCGCACTTAGTATGGGTGGCATGCTGTTCACATTAGGTATCGTCCAGTGCTTACTTACAAAAATAGACAGTGCGTTACGTAAAGTGTCGTCAGTTATTTTGACATCTGCACTCACCGCAATCGGCATCAACGTATTGATTGGTGAGCAGTATTTATCTATCTTATTGACCGGCCAGGCCTTCCAATCTAGCTACGAAAAGGTTGGCCTAGCCAATAAAAACTTGAGCCGTGTAATGGAAGATGCCGGAACAGTCATTAATCCCCTTGTCCCATGGAGTGTGGCAGGAATTTTCATCACGACTGTGCTTGATGTTCCAACGATTGCTTATTTACCTTTTGCGTTCTTCTGTTTATTGAGCCCGATTTTAACTGTATTATTCGGCTATTTGGGGAAGACGCTGACCCGTATTTAA
- a CDS encoding DUF421 domain-containing protein: protein MEFDSIWKAVLIIVAGIVLLHISGRKSISQMTIGQTVLMIAVGTLLIQPVASKNLWQTLFLSLILVLTLFIFELLALKWNFFEGILRGRSKVVIENGILKISTMKKLRLTVDELEMHLRQSGIERIDDVKWATIEMSGQLGYVLIDRKKYATKEDIARLQLMLEDMSKQLELTIPSTFKTTPIIENSNLFTEIENPTSVPKPLE, encoded by the coding sequence ATGGAATTTGATTCAATTTGGAAAGCGGTACTCATTATTGTGGCAGGAATTGTTTTGTTGCATATTTCCGGCCGCAAATCGATTTCACAAATGACAATTGGTCAAACTGTATTAATGATTGCGGTCGGTACATTACTAATTCAGCCTGTAGCAAGTAAAAATTTGTGGCAAACGTTATTTCTTTCACTTATTTTAGTGCTGACACTATTTATATTTGAATTATTGGCATTGAAGTGGAATTTTTTCGAAGGAATTTTACGTGGAAGATCTAAAGTAGTGATTGAAAATGGGATCCTCAAAATATCTACTATGAAAAAACTCCGCCTCACTGTGGATGAATTGGAAATGCATTTGCGACAAAGTGGGATTGAAAGAATTGATGATGTAAAATGGGCGACTATAGAAATGAGTGGACAGCTTGGTTATGTCTTAATTGATCGCAAGAAATATGCCACAAAAGAAGACATTGCAAGACTTCAACTGATGTTGGAAGATATGAGCAAACAACTGGAACTTACTATTCCCTCCACATTCAAGACTACACCTATCATTGAGAATTCCAACCTATTCACAGAAATAGAAAACCCCACTTCTGTCCCTAAACCTCTTGAATAA
- a CDS encoding GNAT family N-acetyltransferase, which yields MHWYNKLKEYFPIEEMKSQEHMETLLNDKGNVYYKEEGPKHVLMYVETEDFVFVDYLFVSSAARGEGLGKTLLDSLKTKKKPILLEVEPVDESEPDTKKRLKFYAREKFTHAQKIGYNRRSLATGEQTILEILYWAPPQSSQADEQDVFNAMKTTYEEIHTYKDQDFYGDSYDSTDKVLHYQTKPKKNILEPFTTVSV from the coding sequence ATGCATTGGTACAACAAATTGAAAGAGTATTTTCCAATCGAAGAGATGAAGTCACAGGAACATATGGAGACATTGCTAAACGATAAAGGGAATGTCTACTACAAGGAAGAAGGACCAAAACACGTATTGATGTACGTGGAAACGGAGGACTTCGTTTTCGTAGACTATCTATTCGTATCTTCAGCCGCACGTGGTGAAGGGTTAGGAAAAACACTGCTGGATTCGTTGAAAACCAAGAAAAAACCGATCTTACTGGAAGTTGAACCAGTAGACGAATCTGAACCAGATACTAAAAAACGACTAAAGTTCTATGCACGTGAAAAATTCACGCATGCACAGAAAATCGGTTATAACCGTCGTTCATTAGCTACTGGCGAACAAACCATCCTCGAAATTCTATACTGGGCACCCCCGCAGTCATCACAAGCGGATGAACAAGATGTATTCAACGCGATGAAGACAACCTACGAAGAAATTCACACCTACAAAGACCAAGACTTCTATGGAGATTCATACGATTCTACTGACAAAGTTCTACACTATCAAACGAAACCAAAAAAGAATATTCTAGAACCTTTCACAACAGTGAGTGTGTGA
- a CDS encoding helix-turn-helix domain-containing protein has product MLQIGAVILQERRRLQITQETLASYCQVSKASVSKWEKGLSYPDITLLPRIASYFELTVDELLGFERQLSKESIQHHYYEFASRFGKESFESVFIDVEEQVKLYYHDPAFLLQMSILLLNHHMLSSDSSSILQKANRWLERIRQVSEDVWVLRQANSLQATISLMQSNPETTLELLDGVIKPSIGDEILLSTAYEQLGNQEEAKRVIQVMMYQNVIQLVGSSPLYLRLSTSNPQTFNETIHRINGLIELYALRTLHPNMCLQFYFSVAQCAALSGNHELLYPYLKKYVDVCIHDLLPFSLRGDEYFDLLDDWLEQLDLGTNALRNTEIIKRSIIESMDADYFEPFRQEDEMQELRQRLRFGLEGRS; this is encoded by the coding sequence ATGCTTCAAATAGGCGCTGTGATTCTACAAGAACGAAGGCGACTTCAAATTACCCAGGAAACACTAGCTTCTTATTGCCAAGTATCGAAAGCTTCCGTGTCGAAATGGGAAAAAGGATTAAGCTATCCCGATATTACGCTGTTGCCGAGAATCGCTTCGTATTTTGAACTAACTGTTGATGAACTGCTTGGCTTTGAACGACAGCTTTCTAAAGAATCCATCCAACACCACTATTATGAATTCGCGTCTCGTTTCGGTAAGGAATCTTTTGAATCAGTTTTTATTGACGTAGAAGAACAAGTTAAATTGTACTACCATGATCCTGCGTTCTTACTACAGATGAGTATATTACTGCTCAATCACCATATGTTAAGTAGTGATAGCTCCTCTATTTTGCAGAAAGCCAATCGCTGGTTGGAGCGAATTCGACAAGTAAGTGAAGATGTATGGGTCTTGCGCCAAGCAAATTCCTTACAGGCTACTATTTCCCTCATGCAGTCCAATCCTGAAACTACATTGGAATTATTAGACGGAGTGATTAAGCCTAGTATAGGGGATGAGATTTTACTATCCACTGCTTACGAACAACTTGGCAATCAAGAGGAAGCGAAGCGTGTCATTCAAGTCATGATGTATCAAAACGTTATTCAACTTGTTGGCAGTAGCCCGCTTTACTTACGACTTTCCACGTCCAATCCACAAACTTTTAACGAAACCATACATCGAATCAATGGATTGATTGAGTTATATGCTTTGCGTACACTTCATCCGAATATGTGTCTACAATTTTATTTCAGCGTTGCGCAATGTGCTGCACTCTCCGGTAACCATGAGCTACTTTATCCGTATCTTAAAAAGTACGTGGATGTATGTATTCATGATCTACTCCCCTTTTCATTACGCGGGGATGAATACTTCGATTTATTAGATGATTGGTTAGAACAATTAGATTTAGGAACGAATGCACTTCGCAACACAGAGATTATTAAGCGATCGATCATAGAATCGATGGATGCCGATTACTTTGAACCATTTAGGCAAGAAGATGAAATGCAAGAGTTACGACAACGATTACGCTTTGGATTGGAGGGACGTTCATGA
- a CDS encoding PLDc N-terminal domain-containing protein gives MNNDTDLLMEYLPFLIPLIILQLGLAIFSAIHVIRHPHYRFGNQVMWLLIVLLIQFIGPLIYFVFGRGDYNSRTN, from the coding sequence ATGAATAACGACACAGATTTACTTATGGAGTATCTACCATTTTTAATTCCTCTTATCATTTTGCAATTAGGGTTAGCGATTTTCTCAGCGATACATGTTATTCGCCATCCTCACTATCGCTTCGGCAATCAAGTTATGTGGTTGCTGATTGTTTTATTAATTCAATTTATCGGTCCATTAATCTATTTCGTTTTTGGAAGAGGTGATTACAATAGTCGTACAAATTAA